A single genomic interval of Saccharothrix saharensis harbors:
- the pflA gene encoding pyruvate formate-lyase-activating protein produces the protein MTTGAVHSWDLATAVDGPGTRFVVFTAGCPLRCLYCHNPETRFTRYGRRVSVDDVMVEIEEYRRFIEIAGGGVTISGGEPLLQPEFTAELLHAVKGMGLHTALDTSGFLGHRATDRLLAATDLVLLDIKSWDPATYRHVTGGEVAPTLRFARRLSDLGKPMWIRFVLVPGQTDAPDNVEGIASFVATLPPVERVDVLPFHKMGAPKYEAIGLPFALADTPTPDAKLVERVRGQFLAHGLRA, from the coding sequence ATGACCACCGGGGCCGTCCACTCCTGGGACCTCGCCACGGCCGTGGACGGCCCCGGCACCCGGTTCGTGGTGTTCACCGCAGGGTGCCCGCTGCGCTGCCTGTACTGCCACAACCCCGAGACGCGGTTCACGCGGTACGGGCGACGCGTCAGCGTGGACGACGTCATGGTCGAGATCGAGGAGTACCGCCGGTTCATCGAGATCGCCGGTGGTGGCGTGACCATCAGCGGCGGCGAACCGCTGCTGCAACCGGAGTTCACCGCCGAGCTGCTGCACGCGGTGAAGGGCATGGGCCTGCACACCGCCCTGGACACCTCCGGGTTCCTCGGCCACCGCGCCACCGACCGACTGCTCGCCGCCACCGACCTGGTGCTGCTGGACATCAAGTCCTGGGACCCGGCCACCTACCGGCACGTCACCGGCGGCGAGGTCGCCCCGACCCTGCGGTTCGCCCGCCGCCTGTCGGACCTGGGCAAGCCGATGTGGATCAGGTTCGTCCTGGTGCCAGGACAGACCGACGCGCCGGACAACGTGGAGGGCATCGCCTCGTTCGTCGCCACCCTGCCACCGGTCGAACGCGTGGACGTGCTGCCGTTCCACAAGATGGGCGCACCGAAGTACGAGGCCATCGGGCTGCCCTTCGCCTTGGCCGACACCCCGACCCCCGACGCGAAGCTGGTCGAACGGGTTCGGGGTCAGTTCCTGGCGCACGGTCTGCGGGCGTGA